In Myxocyprinus asiaticus isolate MX2 ecotype Aquarium Trade chromosome 16, UBuf_Myxa_2, whole genome shotgun sequence, a single window of DNA contains:
- the cep76 gene encoding centrosomal protein of 76 kDa isoform X1, protein MSLTPEKASELKQIIHDHLIKMDIHGKIRDVLAETVRGDEHHGKNSLSEEDFIHALQRRGIVDDVMKDLRFTTADVSQTEADTVNKSATCFVDRNITQLKTTNVSPLRRYLYLQVLGGKAFLEHLQEPEPLPGQVCSTFTLYLHFRNQRFRSKPVPCACEPDLQEGFLLEIHRDGPGDASKMADATTMLSICDPVHMVLVKTDTSGDTTLISSYFLDWRTVLSTPNGRTSVSVELLGVGSECKVPAGVLNLKLELYPPLTETLSPDVISTQQSLERQKTAEKERLFLVYAKQWWQEFLEIRPSHQSKLVKIFAQDENGVNRPVCSYVRVLRAGRLLESPRQAARFVSLLAQEKAPVVGGGVRQEQWCSMMAFLCRNKGDCEDHATLLCSLLLGFGLDAYVCVGTKAKNIPHTWVMTCGTDGSVTFWESFTAHRYLHRPIDPDAPPMVPQPKPTHPYRTLGCVFNHKMFFANCQPSDAVELCVFDFTDGSRWKAMSEEAVRSVCVPGSTSSLPPTPPLCSPSVVPNEASNQLELEMRYLLAEHRKDLGLATVWDDHLSYLLSAALSAYELERCTGVSCGNEEFQDAVRRAVPDGHTFKGFPIHFLHRNARRAFATCLRSPFCEEIVCCRGDHVRLAVRVRVFAYPESACAVWIMFACKYRSVL, encoded by the exons ATGTCTCTGACACCAGAAAAGGCATctgaattaaaacaaataattcatGATCATTTAATCAAG ATGGATATCCATGGTAAAATTCGTGATGTTTTAGCTGAGACAGTGAGGGGTGATGAGCACCATGGAAAGAACTCACTGTCTGAGGAGGATTTCATACATGCTCTCCAGCGGAGGGGAATCGTGGATGATGTGATGAAAGATTTACGTTTTACAACTGCG GATGTGTCTCAAACTGAGGCTGATACTGTGAACAAGTCTGCTACCTGTTTTGTGGACAGGAACATCACACAGCTGAAGACAA CTAATGTCAGTCCACTCAGAAGATACCTCTACCTGCAAGTTCTGGGAGGTAAAGCTTTCCTGGAACACCTGCAGGAGCCAGAGCCTTTACCGGGCCAGGTGTGCTCTACCTTCACCCTTTATTTACACTTCCGCAACCAGCGTTTCCGCTCCAAACCAGTCCCATGTGCCTGTGAACCAGACCTACAGGAGGGCTTTCTTCTGGAAATACACAGAGATGGTCCAG gAGACGCTAGCAAAATGGCTGATGCTACCACCATGTTGTCCATCTGTGACCCAGTGCATATGGTGCTGGTTAAAACAGACACATCTGGGGACACAACACTCATTTCCTCTTATTTTCTGGACTGGCGGACAGTTCTCAGTACTCCCAATGGAAGAACCAGTGTCTCAGTAGAATTGCTTGGAGTGG GCAGTGAATGTAAAGTACCTGCTGGTGTTCTGAATCTGAAGTTGGAATTGTATCCTCCCCTTACTGAGACTCTGAGTCCTGATGTCATCAGCACCCAG caATCCTTGGAAAGACAGAAAACAGCAGAGAAGGAGAGACTGTTTTTGGTATATGCTAAACAGTGGTGGCAGGAGTTCTTGGAGATTCGACCCTCGCACCAGTCCAAACTGGTGAAGATTTTTGCACAG GATGAAAATGGTGTGAACCGGCCTGTGTGTTCTTATGTTCGTGTATTGCGTGCCGGCAGGTTGCTTGAGAGTCCGCGGCAGGCGGCACGCTTTGTTAGCCTGTTGGCTCAAGAGAAAGCGCCTGTTGTTGGGGGAGGAGTTAGACAGGAGCAGTGGTGCTCAATGATGGCCTTTCTCTGTAGGAACAAG ggcGACTGTGAGGATCATGCCACACTGCTGTGTAGTCTACTGTTGGGCTTTGGGCTGGATGCTTATGTATGTGTGGGCACCAAAGCTAAAAACATTCCACACACCTGGGTCATGACCTGCGGCACAGATGGCTCTGTCACCTTTTGGGAAAGTTTCACTGCACACAg ATACCTCCATCGTCCAATAGACCCAGACGCCCCTCCCATGGTACCTCAGCCAAAACCCACCCACCCTTATCGGACACTCGGCTGTGTTTTCAACCACAAGATGTTCTTTGCGAACTGCCAGCCATCGGATGCTGTAgagctgtgtgtgtttgactTCACCGACGGCTCCCGCTGGAAGGCCATGAGTGAGGAGGCCGTGCGGTCTGTGTGTGTGCCTGGCTCCACCTCCTCTCTCCCTCCAACTCCTCCTCTCTGTTCCCCCTCTGTGGTGCCCAATGAGGCCAGCAACCAGCTTGAGCTGGAGATGCGCTACCTACTAGCAGAGCACAGGAAG GACCTTGGTCTGGCCACAGTCTGGGATGATCATCTGTCATACCTGCTGTCGGCAGCACTCTCGGCATATGAACTTGAGCGCTGTACTGGTGTGTCATGTGGAAACGAGGAGTTCCAGGATGCTGTGAGAAGGGCTGTGCCTGACGGACACACTTTTAAAGGCTTTCCTATTCACTTCTTGCACCGCAATGCACGCAGGGCATTCGCTACCTGCCTCAG GTCACCGTTCTGTGAAGAGATAGTTTGCTGTCGAGGGGATCATGTACGACTAGCAGTTAGGGTTCGTGTGTTTGCATATCCGGAGTCAGCCTGTGCTGTGTGGATCATGTTTGCTTGTAAGTACAGATCAGTGCTGTGA
- the cep76 gene encoding centrosomal protein of 76 kDa isoform X2: MSSFAKRNMDIHGKIRDVLAETVRGDEHHGKNSLSEEDFIHALQRRGIVDDVMKDLRFTTADVSQTEADTVNKSATCFVDRNITQLKTTNVSPLRRYLYLQVLGGKAFLEHLQEPEPLPGQVCSTFTLYLHFRNQRFRSKPVPCACEPDLQEGFLLEIHRDGPGDASKMADATTMLSICDPVHMVLVKTDTSGDTTLISSYFLDWRTVLSTPNGRTSVSVELLGVGSECKVPAGVLNLKLELYPPLTETLSPDVISTQQSLERQKTAEKERLFLVYAKQWWQEFLEIRPSHQSKLVKIFAQDENGVNRPVCSYVRVLRAGRLLESPRQAARFVSLLAQEKAPVVGGGVRQEQWCSMMAFLCRNKGDCEDHATLLCSLLLGFGLDAYVCVGTKAKNIPHTWVMTCGTDGSVTFWESFTAHRYLHRPIDPDAPPMVPQPKPTHPYRTLGCVFNHKMFFANCQPSDAVELCVFDFTDGSRWKAMSEEAVRSVCVPGSTSSLPPTPPLCSPSVVPNEASNQLELEMRYLLAEHRKDLGLATVWDDHLSYLLSAALSAYELERCTGVSCGNEEFQDAVRRAVPDGHTFKGFPIHFLHRNARRAFATCLRSPFCEEIVCCRGDHVRLAVRVRVFAYPESACAVWIMFACKYRSVL, from the exons ATGTCATCGTTTGCTAAACGTAAt ATGGATATCCATGGTAAAATTCGTGATGTTTTAGCTGAGACAGTGAGGGGTGATGAGCACCATGGAAAGAACTCACTGTCTGAGGAGGATTTCATACATGCTCTCCAGCGGAGGGGAATCGTGGATGATGTGATGAAAGATTTACGTTTTACAACTGCG GATGTGTCTCAAACTGAGGCTGATACTGTGAACAAGTCTGCTACCTGTTTTGTGGACAGGAACATCACACAGCTGAAGACAA CTAATGTCAGTCCACTCAGAAGATACCTCTACCTGCAAGTTCTGGGAGGTAAAGCTTTCCTGGAACACCTGCAGGAGCCAGAGCCTTTACCGGGCCAGGTGTGCTCTACCTTCACCCTTTATTTACACTTCCGCAACCAGCGTTTCCGCTCCAAACCAGTCCCATGTGCCTGTGAACCAGACCTACAGGAGGGCTTTCTTCTGGAAATACACAGAGATGGTCCAG gAGACGCTAGCAAAATGGCTGATGCTACCACCATGTTGTCCATCTGTGACCCAGTGCATATGGTGCTGGTTAAAACAGACACATCTGGGGACACAACACTCATTTCCTCTTATTTTCTGGACTGGCGGACAGTTCTCAGTACTCCCAATGGAAGAACCAGTGTCTCAGTAGAATTGCTTGGAGTGG GCAGTGAATGTAAAGTACCTGCTGGTGTTCTGAATCTGAAGTTGGAATTGTATCCTCCCCTTACTGAGACTCTGAGTCCTGATGTCATCAGCACCCAG caATCCTTGGAAAGACAGAAAACAGCAGAGAAGGAGAGACTGTTTTTGGTATATGCTAAACAGTGGTGGCAGGAGTTCTTGGAGATTCGACCCTCGCACCAGTCCAAACTGGTGAAGATTTTTGCACAG GATGAAAATGGTGTGAACCGGCCTGTGTGTTCTTATGTTCGTGTATTGCGTGCCGGCAGGTTGCTTGAGAGTCCGCGGCAGGCGGCACGCTTTGTTAGCCTGTTGGCTCAAGAGAAAGCGCCTGTTGTTGGGGGAGGAGTTAGACAGGAGCAGTGGTGCTCAATGATGGCCTTTCTCTGTAGGAACAAG ggcGACTGTGAGGATCATGCCACACTGCTGTGTAGTCTACTGTTGGGCTTTGGGCTGGATGCTTATGTATGTGTGGGCACCAAAGCTAAAAACATTCCACACACCTGGGTCATGACCTGCGGCACAGATGGCTCTGTCACCTTTTGGGAAAGTTTCACTGCACACAg ATACCTCCATCGTCCAATAGACCCAGACGCCCCTCCCATGGTACCTCAGCCAAAACCCACCCACCCTTATCGGACACTCGGCTGTGTTTTCAACCACAAGATGTTCTTTGCGAACTGCCAGCCATCGGATGCTGTAgagctgtgtgtgtttgactTCACCGACGGCTCCCGCTGGAAGGCCATGAGTGAGGAGGCCGTGCGGTCTGTGTGTGTGCCTGGCTCCACCTCCTCTCTCCCTCCAACTCCTCCTCTCTGTTCCCCCTCTGTGGTGCCCAATGAGGCCAGCAACCAGCTTGAGCTGGAGATGCGCTACCTACTAGCAGAGCACAGGAAG GACCTTGGTCTGGCCACAGTCTGGGATGATCATCTGTCATACCTGCTGTCGGCAGCACTCTCGGCATATGAACTTGAGCGCTGTACTGGTGTGTCATGTGGAAACGAGGAGTTCCAGGATGCTGTGAGAAGGGCTGTGCCTGACGGACACACTTTTAAAGGCTTTCCTATTCACTTCTTGCACCGCAATGCACGCAGGGCATTCGCTACCTGCCTCAG GTCACCGTTCTGTGAAGAGATAGTTTGCTGTCGAGGGGATCATGTACGACTAGCAGTTAGGGTTCGTGTGTTTGCATATCCGGAGTCAGCCTGTGCTGTGTGGATCATGTTTGCTTGTAAGTACAGATCAGTGCTGTGA
- the ptpn2a gene encoding tyrosine-protein phosphatase non-receptor type 2a isoform X4, with protein MTEMEKGPLRNTCGHFWLMIWEQCSKAVIMLNRIIEKGSEKCAQYWPSEEEQDIDFSDTGFVVILVSEDVTPNYTIRLLELQNSKTGETREIYHFHYTTWPDFGVPESPASFLDFLFKVRESGSLGHENGPAVVHCSAGIGRSGTFSLVDTCLVLMDKRKDPLSVDIQKVLLDMRAYRMGLIQTPDQLRFSYMAVMEGAKNILGDSTLQQKWSKEQQEPVADLGSSPQSPIMSSDKLNGQFDSCMKPQDLGSEGDRIQSPKEEQLTELKTGSLRKRNREERIASTAQKVQQMKLKLSDSEKKRENWLFWRPILLNVGAGAALALGLCMCWAFLSQ; from the exons GGCCCTTTGAGGAACACTTGTGGTCATTTCTGGCTAATGATTTGGGAACAGTGTTCCAAAGCAGTTATTATGCTTAACAGAATTATAGAGAAAGGCTCG GAGAAGTGTGCACAATACTGGCCATCAGAGGAGGAGCAAGACATAGATTTCAGTGACACTGGGTTTGTGGTAATTCTTGTGTCTGAGGACGTCACACCGAATTACACAATAAGGCTACTAGAACTTCAAAATAGCAAG ACAGGAGAAACCAGAGAGATCTACCATTTTCATTACACAACATGGCCTGATTTTGGTGTACCAGAGTCACCAGCATCATTCCTCGACTTCCTGTTTAAGGTTCGAGAGTCTGGCTCTTTGGGCCATGAGAACGGGCCTGCTGTGGTCCACTGCAGCGCAGGAATAGGTCGATCGGGGACTTTTTCATTGGTTGACACATGCCTTGTCTTG ATGGACAAGAGAAAAGACCCTTTGTCTGTGGACATTCAGAAGGTTTTGTTAGATATGAGAGCTTATCGAATGGGCCTTATCCAAACTCCAGATCAGCTTCGGTTCTCATATATGGCAGTCATGGAGGGTGCAAAGAACATCTTGggagactctacgctacag CAGAAGTGGTCTAAAGAACAGCAGGAGCCAGTGGCTGATTTGGGTTCATCTCCTCAGAGCCCCATCATGAGTTCAGACAAGCTGAATGGACAGTTCGACTCTTGTATGAAGCCACAGGATCTGGGAAGTGAAGGAGACAGGATACAGTCACCAAAGGAAGAGCAGCTTACAGAGTTAAAAACAGGAAG CCTACGCAAGCGAAACCGCGAGGAGCGGATAGCCAGCACGGCACAAAAGGTGCAGCAAATGAAGCTGAAACTGAGCGATTCGGAGAAGAAGAGAGAGAACTGGCTGTTCTGGAGACCCATTCTCCTAAATGTCGGCGCTGGTGCAGCTCTAGCACTAGGACTGTGCATGTGCTGGGCTTTTCTGTCCCAGTAA